One part of the Xiphophorus maculatus strain JP 163 A chromosome 1, X_maculatus-5.0-male, whole genome shotgun sequence genome encodes these proteins:
- the dhx35 gene encoding probable ATP-dependent RNA helicase DHX35, which produces MAAPHSTMKFWKPGAEAPGISEERDLSSETTGSPFVFNPNTALSIEKQRQKLPVFKHRNNILYLVESFQTVIIVGETGCGKTTQIPQYLLEAGWAAEGKVVGVTQPRRVAAISVANRVAEERGALLGHEVGYTIRFDDCSDPHATRIKFLTDGMLVREMMADPLLKKYSVLMLDEAHERTLYTDIAIGLLKKIQKKRRDLRVIVASATLDAKKFHEFFNLNETGDPNKDTCGILTVEGRTFPVDIFYTVSPVPDYVKATVETVMKIHEMEDDGDVLAFLTGQEEVEKVVSLLQEQARALSRYGMKKHLRILPMYSGLPYADQMKVFERAPSTVRKIVVATNIAETSITINGIMFVIDCAFVKLRAYNPRTAIESLVVTPISKASASQRTGRAGRNRPGKCFRLYTEEDYEKLPAATVPEMQRSNLAPVILQLKALGIDNVLRFSFLSPPPAQTMVQALELLYALGGLDHYGRLTDPLGMRMAEFPLSPMFAKMLLESGNFGCSKEIVTIASMMQIQNIFVVPPNQKKDAAREHRKFAVAEGDHLTMLNVYEAFIKHQKSSQWCQEHFLNYKGLLRAVTVREQLRRLMNKFKVPRNSSEGDPDVILKCIVSGFFANAARIHHSGSYRTLRDDLELHIHPSSVLYGEKPPKWVVFNEVVQTSKYYMRDVTAVESSWLVELAPHFYKQAKHGSLASKRSRVL; this is translated from the exons ATGGCGGCTCCCCACTCCACGATGAAATTTTGGAAGCCGG GCGCCGAGGCTCCGGGGATCTCAGAGGAACGGGATCTGAGCTCAGAGACCACCGGCTCCCCCTTCGTCTTCAACCCAAACACGGCCCTCTCTATAGAGAAACAACGGCAAAAACTCCCAGTTTTTAAG CACAGAAACAACATCTTATACCTGGTTGAAAGCTTCCAGACTGTCATAATAGTTGGGGAGACGGGATGCGGGAAGACCACACAGATACCCCAG TACCTGCTGGAGGCTGGCTGGGCAGCAGAGGGGAAAGTGGTTGGAGTGACGCAGCCTCGACGTGTGGCCGCTATCTCT GTGGCTAACCGTGTGGCGGAGGAGCGAGGGGCCCTGCTGGGACACGAGGTGGGGTACACCATCCGGTTCGATGACTGCTCTGATCCCCACGCCACGAGGATTAAG tttttGACAGATGGCATGCTTGTGCGAGAAATGATGGCCGACccgcttttaaaaaaatacag TGTGTTGATGTTGGATGAAGCACATGAGAGAACTCTGTACACAGACATAGCCATTGGTCTACTGAAGAAG ATTCAGAAGAAGAGGCGAGACCTGAGGGTGATTGTGGCCTCTGCCACTCTTGATGCCAAG AAATTTCACGAGTTCTTTAACCTGAATGAAACTGGGGATCCGAACAAGGACACGTGTGGAATCCTGACAGTAGAGGGACGCACTTTTCCGGTGGACATCTTCTACACCGTCAG CCCCGTCCCAGATTACGTAAAAGCCACAGTGGAGACTGTGATGAAGATCCATGAGATGGAGGATGATGGGGACGTTCTTGCTTTCCTCACAGGGCAG GAGGAAGTGGAGAAGGTTGTGTCCCTCCTGCAGGAACAGGCCAGAGCTCTTTCTCGATATGGGATGAAGAAGCACCTGAGGATTTTGCCCATGTACTCTGGCCTACCCTACGCAGACCAGATGAAAGTCTTTGAACGGGCTCCCTCTACTGTTCGGAAG ATTGTGGTGGCCACAAACATAGCTGAAACCTCCATTACTATAAATGGGATCATGTTCGTCATCGACTGTGCGTTTGTGAAGCTCCGGGCCTACAATCCTCGCACCGCCATCGAATCGCTGGTGGTCACTCCCATCTCCAAGGCTTCAGCCAGCCAGCGGACCGGGAGGGCCGGACGAAACCGACCCGGGAAGTGCTTCAGGCTGTACACAG AGGAGGACTATGAGAAGCTGCCTGCCGCTACTGTTCCAGAGATGCAGCGCTCCAATTTGGCGCCTGTGATCCTTCAGCTCAAAGCGCTAGGCATAGACAATGTGCTGCGTTTCAGCTTCCTTTCT CCTCCTCCAGCTCAAACTATGGTTCAGGCTCTGGAGCTTCTTTATGCTCTTGGAG GTCTGGACCACTACGGCCGCCTCACTGACCCCCTGGGTATGCGGATGGCTGAGTTTCCTCTCAGCCCCATGTTTGCCAAGATGCTCCTAGAGTCTGGCAACTTTGGCTGCTCCAAAGAGATAGTTACCATAGCATCGATGATGCAGATTCAGAATATATTTGTTGTGCCGCCCAATCAGAAGAAAGACGCT GCTCGCGAACACAGAAAATTTGCAGTTGCCGAGGGAGACCACCTCACCATGCTGAATGTATATGAGGCATTTATTAAG CATCAGAAAAGTTCCCAATGGTGTCAGGAGCATTTTCTCAATTACAAAGGTCTACTGCGTGCCGTCACAGTGAGAGAGCAGCTTCGGCGTCTCATGAACAAGTTCAAAGTGCCACGAAATTCCAGTGAGG GCGATCCAGATGTGATCCTGAAGTGTATCGTGTCTGGATTCTTTGCTAATGCTGCCCGCATTCATCATTCTGGATCCTATCG GACTTTACGAGATGATCTCGAGCTTCACATCCACCCCAGCTCTGTGCTGTATGGAGAGAAACCTCCAAAGTG GGTTGTCTTTAATGAAGTGGTGCAGACATCAAAATACTACATGCGTGATGTGACGGCTGTGGAGTCGTCCTGGCTGGTCGAGCTGGCCCctcatttttacaaacaagCTAAG CATGGGTCACTGGCCAGCAAGAGATCCAGAGTCCTCTGA
- the c1h20orf24 gene encoding uncharacterized protein C20orf24 homolog produces the protein MASSSKRKEESHLLNGAVKPSTWSKAFCGNAVWEEKDEFLDVIYWLRQIIAIILGVIWGIAPLKGFLGIAIFCVINAGLLYVYFSSFQQIDEEEYGGTWELTKEGFMTSFALFLVVWIIFYTALHFD, from the exons atgGCGAGCAGTTCTAAACGGAAAGAGGAAAGTCACCTGCTGAATGGGGCTGTGAAGCCATCCACATGGAGCAAAGCCTTCTGCGGTAATGCCGTTTGGGAAGAGAAG GATGAGTTTTTGGATGTGATTTACTGGCTTCGACAAATTATTGCAATTATCCTTGGTGTGATATGGGGCATTGCACCGTTGAAAGGATTTCTAGGAATAGCCAT TTTCTGCGTCATCAATGCAGGCCTCCTGTACGTATACTTCAGCAGCTTTCAGCAGATTGACGAAGAAGAGTATGGAGGCACGTGGGAACTCACCAAAGAAGGCTTCATGACATCTTTTGCCCTTTTCCTG GTGGTGTGGATAATCTtttacacagctctacattttGATTGA